From one Leguminivora glycinivorella isolate SPB_JAAS2020 chromosome 5, LegGlyc_1.1, whole genome shotgun sequence genomic stretch:
- the LOC125226356 gene encoding uncharacterized protein LOC125226356, protein MDTKSSICSHEWHIPRPSLSGSSDSRSRGGSASSQGSSSNHSTHSVSSGSLLLSAAHLARIHGRTTESHPPRLGNSRISNYETAVVTIPEETKDPDLQSNYWKDVKRAPEADTASIASSTHFTVVNGFTKHRTTKEPKSCCCSHSHQITVLVISMTILFSACILAAICYVEMRMRKETGMYKYS, encoded by the exons ATCTGTTCACACGAGTGGCACATCCCGCGGCCGTCACTGTCGGGCAGTAGCGACTCGCGCTCGCGAGGCGGCTCCGCCTCCAGTCAAGGCTCTTCCAGTAACCACAGCACCCAC AGCGTGTCATCGGGTTCGCTACTACTAAGCGCTGCGCACCTCGCGCGCATTCACGGAAGGACAACGGAGTCCCATCCCCCCAGATTAGGCAACAGCCGCATATCTAACTACGAGACTGCTGTCGTCACAATTCCCGAAGAAACGAAAGACCCAGATTTACAATCAAATTATTGGAAGGACGTGAAAAGAGCACCTGAGGCGGACACGGCGTCTATAGCCAGCTCGACCCATTTTACCGTGGTGAATGGGTTCACGAAGCACCGAACTACGAAGGAACCAAAGTCCTGCTGCTGTAGCCATTCGCACCAGATCACCGTCCTCGTCATTTCGATGACGATTCTCTTCTCCGCGTGCATTCTCGCTGCTATATGTTATGTTGAAA tgagAATGCGGAAAGAGACCGGCATGTACAAGTATTCTTAG